From Haloarcula sp. CBA1127, a single genomic window includes:
- a CDS encoding glycosyltransferase family 2 protein yields the protein MKPSVSVVILTKNPGKQFEEILSAVERQSYSGPVETVVVDSGSTDGTLSRAEAHGCTIYTINPEDFHHSKTRNFGAENASGDILVYLTHDATPRTEDWLENLVNPIISDQAGVVYGRQVAYPDAKPMNEFFYSHFYPDQRNTLTADDTTDTRQFFLDNVYVSDVSAAIDRDIWEQYRFQEAINMSEDKDFALRVLDGDVNIVYEPEAVVYHSHDYDLRENLQRRFEDGRAYATIAADGEDNFVSNGVQYVINEMKYLVKNGYIHWLPYAVLYDFTHFFGFQCGKLLGQFENLER from the coding sequence ATGAAGCCGAGTGTTAGTGTCGTAATATTAACAAAGAATCCGGGGAAACAGTTTGAGGAGATACTGTCTGCAGTTGAGAGACAGTCGTATTCTGGACCCGTAGAAACCGTTGTGGTCGATTCCGGATCAACGGATGGAACACTTTCACGAGCGGAGGCCCATGGCTGTACTATTTATACCATCAATCCAGAGGATTTCCACCACAGTAAAACCCGGAATTTCGGGGCAGAGAACGCCTCCGGAGACATACTCGTGTATCTTACCCATGATGCGACGCCTAGAACGGAAGATTGGCTAGAAAACCTTGTCAATCCAATTATCTCCGATCAGGCGGGGGTTGTGTACGGCCGGCAAGTCGCGTACCCGGACGCAAAGCCGATGAATGAATTCTTTTACTCGCACTTCTATCCGGACCAACGCAACACACTGACTGCAGACGATACGACAGACACACGGCAGTTCTTCCTCGACAATGTGTATGTTTCGGACGTATCAGCGGCCATCGATAGAGATATTTGGGAGCAATATCGGTTTCAGGAGGCCATCAATATGTCCGAAGATAAAGACTTCGCGCTCCGGGTTCTCGATGGGGACGTGAATATCGTCTATGAGCCTGAGGCTGTGGTCTACCATTCACATGATTATGATCTTAGAGAGAATCTGCAGCGGCGATTCGAGGACGGGCGGGCGTACGCAACCATCGCCGCAGATGGAGAGGACAATTTCGTCTCAAATGGGGTGCAGTACGTTATTAATGAAATGAAGTATCTGGTCAAGAATGGATACATACACTGGCTGCCCTACGCAGTGCTTTACGACTTCACACACTTTTTCGGGTTCCAGTGTGGGAAGTTGTTAGGCCAGTTTGAGAACCTTGAGCGGTAG
- the rfbD gene encoding dTDP-4-dehydrorhamnose reductase produces MNIVVIGGSGLVGQNILRSCEERGISATGTYRTAPDTGTNRELDKTDPVSVRELLQEIEPDAVVDTAAFHAVDDCESEQERAWTVNAQGTKHVASAADAVGAQLIYLSTDYVYSGAPSDAPFSETDSVSPVNYYARTKYAGEQAAKIATETTVLRPSVIYGLASSNFVTWAISELRAGNEISIVDDQVSTPTYARDLAQAALAVADQNLTGVYNAAGPTRMSRYRFTRDLAASFGFNQDLISPISTEEFGQEAPRPTDSSLDSSRISNNADISFRSHSAVFDKLAEISQ; encoded by the coding sequence ATGAATATCGTCGTTATCGGCGGAAGCGGACTCGTTGGACAAAACATCTTGCGAAGCTGTGAGGAGCGTGGCATTTCAGCGACCGGAACGTATAGAACAGCACCTGATACAGGAACTAACAGAGAGCTAGATAAGACAGACCCTGTATCAGTGCGCGAACTTCTCCAAGAGATTGAACCGGACGCAGTCGTAGATACAGCCGCGTTTCACGCTGTTGATGACTGTGAATCCGAGCAAGAGCGCGCGTGGACGGTCAACGCACAGGGGACGAAACACGTGGCTAGCGCCGCAGACGCTGTCGGCGCACAGCTAATTTATCTCTCGACGGATTACGTATATTCTGGAGCACCGAGCGATGCACCGTTCAGTGAGACAGACTCCGTCTCACCAGTTAATTACTACGCACGGACGAAGTATGCTGGCGAACAGGCAGCAAAAATCGCTACGGAAACGACGGTGCTACGACCAAGCGTAATCTATGGTCTCGCCAGCAGCAACTTCGTCACGTGGGCTATCAGCGAGCTACGAGCAGGCAATGAGATATCGATCGTTGACGATCAGGTTTCTACCCCCACGTACGCGCGCGATCTGGCGCAAGCTGCATTGGCGGTTGCCGATCAGAACCTCACAGGCGTGTACAACGCAGCCGGACCGACGCGAATGTCGCGATATCGATTTACACGTGATCTGGCCGCATCATTCGGGTTTAATCAAGACCTGATTTCACCGATCTCTACCGAAGAGTTCGGCCAGGAGGCACCTCGTCCGACAGATAGCAGTTTGGATTCGTCGAGAATTTCAAATAACGCAGATATATCATTTCGGTCTCATTCGGCAGTCTTCGACAAGCTGGCAGAGATATCACAATAA
- a CDS encoding sulfatase yields the protein MEAGHHPNIVWIVIDALRADHTTMDGYERNTTPNIQAIANEAQGTAVSNCFSHAIATRPSVSSMLTGVYPSAHGVNMIENAIPSELQTVPELLSEAGYQSVAISRNSHVSRATGLHRGFDEFDWFGSVSSLLETVDIDILLKYLLGIRNHSVGFSTDLVDHSIAYIVNELAKRNIRRLNQDANPYFMFLHYLGPHDPYLPPIPYQERYLADLGVDRKTAIQVVNHVKEHNWEYNTGKLELTEEESEILRAMYDAEVAYTDACVGELFDFITEQDSPNETLFIITADHGELLGERNVIGHEFHLDDALLNVPLVIHGPGSEHVQSDALVQHIDLIKTLVEDISGEVEQLQGVDLTSDERDWTVSERCQPLDFDDLTDINPDFDPSSIHGDSMRALRTREFKLIRSATETDLYKLPDEDTDLSEERPETTTQLRDELEQWQETFGQPIGTAREANLSADMKQQLTDLGYLVD from the coding sequence ATGGAAGCTGGTCATCACCCGAATATTGTCTGGATTGTCATCGATGCGCTTCGGGCAGACCACACCACAATGGATGGATACGAGAGAAACACAACACCGAACATCCAAGCGATTGCTAACGAGGCGCAGGGAACTGCCGTCTCAAACTGCTTTTCTCATGCCATCGCGACGAGACCCTCGGTCTCATCAATGCTGACAGGTGTCTATCCATCGGCTCACGGTGTGAATATGATCGAGAACGCGATTCCGTCCGAGTTACAAACGGTTCCTGAACTGCTGAGCGAGGCAGGGTACCAGTCTGTCGCAATCTCTCGAAACTCACATGTTAGCCGGGCAACAGGACTTCATCGTGGGTTTGATGAGTTCGATTGGTTCGGTAGCGTCAGTTCACTGCTGGAGACGGTCGATATCGACATCCTCCTCAAGTATCTGCTTGGAATTAGAAACCACTCTGTTGGCTTCTCAACGGACCTTGTCGACCACTCGATAGCATACATTGTTAATGAATTGGCCAAGCGAAATATTCGGCGGCTGAACCAAGACGCGAATCCGTATTTCATGTTCCTACATTATCTTGGCCCGCATGATCCGTATCTCCCTCCGATTCCGTATCAGGAACGCTACTTAGCCGACCTCGGGGTTGATAGAAAGACGGCAATTCAAGTCGTCAATCATGTCAAGGAACACAACTGGGAGTACAATACTGGGAAGCTGGAATTAACTGAAGAGGAATCGGAGATTCTGAGAGCGATGTACGACGCAGAGGTCGCCTATACAGACGCCTGTGTTGGCGAACTGTTCGATTTTATCACCGAACAGGATTCACCTAACGAAACGCTGTTTATTATTACAGCAGACCACGGAGAACTTCTCGGCGAACGTAACGTTATCGGCCACGAATTCCATCTCGACGATGCACTCCTCAATGTGCCGCTAGTCATCCACGGCCCTGGCTCGGAGCACGTTCAGTCGGACGCACTTGTTCAACACATTGACCTCATCAAGACGCTTGTCGAGGACATCTCTGGCGAGGTCGAACAATTACAGGGGGTAGATCTGACATCCGATGAGCGAGACTGGACCGTCTCGGAGCGGTGTCAACCGCTTGATTTTGATGATCTGACCGACATCAATCCGGATTTCGATCCGTCGAGCATACATGGGGACAGCATGCGGGCCCTTCGAACTCGCGAGTTCAAACTCATTCGCAGCGCCACGGAAACCGATCTATACAAACTGCCAGATGAAGATACAGATCTCTCAGAGGAGCGACCGGAGACCACTACTCAGCTGCGGGATGAACTAGAGCAGTGGCAAGAAACGTTTGGGCAACCGATCGGAACCGCACGCGAGGCCAATCTCAGTGCCGATATGAAACAGCAATTGACGGATCTGGGGTACCTGGTAGACTAA
- a CDS encoding glycosyltransferase family 4 protein, with the protein MPTDVAIIRGPYFRPNSTLLWEYVHNAYSDIDITGFESDPQWFDTSELNLPIESLHWWDGKTDAFGQENIVYHALEKYKLPSIALTGLRQVVDEHDAVHVTENYRIYSYCVALLCAQTDTTFFVDAHENIPHRPANPLTWVVKKTVNRHADGFTSPTLASKRALIHEGVDPDLVEILPNVVNLDRFQPGPRDADAVSLPAKIESTFNILFVHGLNERKGIPFLLDAFETMQEDCDDISLLLLGENSFDRSYYNEHVRDNPAVYHFEYLEDIQAAYNLSDVLVLPSVAAERWTEQFGRVLVEAMACGLPTVVTDVGGPPFVVEDEETGLVVEPRSSQSLASALTRLYRDEQLLQELGSTAYDHVRDNYSPETVGDDLYEFYRSHCDG; encoded by the coding sequence ATGCCAACAGACGTCGCTATTATCCGGGGTCCGTATTTCCGACCAAATAGCACGCTTCTCTGGGAGTACGTTCACAACGCGTACTCGGACATAGACATTACTGGCTTCGAGAGCGACCCACAATGGTTTGATACATCTGAGCTCAACCTGCCAATCGAATCACTGCACTGGTGGGACGGCAAAACCGATGCGTTCGGACAGGAGAATATCGTATACCACGCCTTGGAAAAGTACAAACTTCCCAGTATCGCATTGACGGGCTTACGACAGGTTGTAGATGAGCACGACGCAGTCCATGTCACAGAAAATTACCGGATCTATTCGTATTGCGTTGCACTGCTGTGTGCTCAAACGGATACAACCTTCTTCGTCGATGCTCACGAAAACATTCCACACAGGCCTGCAAACCCGCTAACGTGGGTTGTCAAAAAAACCGTGAACCGCCATGCTGACGGGTTCACATCTCCGACGCTGGCGTCTAAACGAGCATTGATACATGAAGGTGTTGACCCGGACTTGGTAGAGATTCTCCCGAACGTAGTCAATCTCGACCGATTTCAGCCGGGTCCCAGAGACGCGGATGCAGTATCACTCCCTGCTAAGATCGAATCGACGTTCAATATCTTGTTCGTCCATGGGCTAAACGAACGCAAGGGCATTCCGTTCCTGTTAGATGCGTTTGAGACAATGCAAGAGGATTGTGATGACATCTCGCTACTTCTTCTTGGAGAGAACTCCTTTGACAGATCATATTATAACGAACATGTCCGCGATAATCCGGCGGTTTATCACTTCGAATATCTCGAAGATATCCAAGCTGCGTACAATTTGAGCGATGTGTTGGTTCTCCCGAGCGTTGCGGCAGAGCGGTGGACCGAGCAGTTTGGTCGGGTCCTCGTTGAAGCGATGGCGTGTGGCCTCCCGACGGTCGTCACAGATGTCGGCGGCCCCCCGTTCGTCGTCGAGGACGAAGAGACCGGTCTCGTTGTCGAGCCACGGTCCTCACAGTCCCTTGCCAGTGCCCTCACTCGCCTGTATCGGGACGAGCAGCTACTGCAGGAACTGGGAAGCACTGCATACGATCATGTCCGTGATAATTACTCCCCAGAGACGGTCGGGGATGACCTATATGAGTTTTATCGGTCACATTGTGACGGATAA
- a CDS encoding glycosyltransferase family 4 protein produces the protein MRSPDNRTSTDVAIVVQGNYPLDRDVRTRKMAKSLDESGSNVVILGRNSLEDPDLGQVKSSHPPREEDIDYAHVRRFSWLLSTPLFRLITAKVPVNPFWILWLVVQFRAMEPEIVIPCDIRAGLPAIVAARLCGIPTVLDLRENFAELAREKPVEHVLDHVVLNTTLVGTVERLTVQLADLVWVVAEERKENLVAAGKAESAVHVVGNVPLVREISSFTDKSGEYDNADWPGFTFVYVGSINRFRGLDLLIDGIWHANRTSDHQPIHLAIAGDGPDKERLERRAETLGITEHVDFLGWIPPDTVTSFLRSGDVGVIPHEVSSYTNQTIPNKLFDYMSVQLPVLTTPTRPTARIVNDVNCGKVLPYHATGSVAGTVMREMQQSDGYSTWAENGRLAIESRYNWEQEMERACSILTNRFNVQL, from the coding sequence ATGAGGAGTCCCGACAATAGGACCTCCACCGACGTTGCTATCGTTGTTCAGGGGAATTACCCGCTTGACAGAGACGTTCGCACGCGGAAGATGGCGAAATCACTGGACGAGTCCGGGTCGAACGTCGTCATACTGGGTCGGAATTCACTGGAAGATCCGGACCTTGGGCAGGTCAAAAGTTCGCACCCACCCCGTGAGGAGGATATCGACTACGCCCACGTCAGGCGCTTCTCATGGCTGCTTTCGACACCGCTTTTCAGGCTTATTACCGCAAAGGTACCAGTGAACCCATTCTGGATCCTCTGGCTGGTGGTTCAGTTCCGAGCTATGGAACCAGAAATCGTGATTCCGTGTGATATCCGTGCGGGCCTCCCCGCAATCGTCGCTGCAAGACTCTGTGGAATCCCAACGGTGTTAGATCTCCGAGAGAATTTTGCGGAACTAGCCCGCGAGAAACCAGTCGAACACGTTCTGGATCACGTCGTACTCAACACCACACTGGTTGGGACTGTCGAACGCCTTACCGTGCAGTTGGCTGACCTAGTTTGGGTCGTTGCAGAAGAACGGAAGGAAAACCTAGTCGCTGCCGGAAAAGCCGAATCAGCGGTCCACGTTGTCGGGAACGTCCCGCTTGTGCGAGAGATATCGTCATTTACTGACAAAAGCGGCGAGTACGACAACGCGGACTGGCCTGGATTCACATTCGTTTACGTGGGTTCGATTAACAGGTTTCGCGGTCTGGACTTGCTCATCGACGGAATCTGGCATGCGAACAGGACTTCGGACCATCAGCCGATTCATCTGGCGATTGCCGGGGATGGACCAGATAAAGAACGACTCGAACGACGTGCCGAAACGCTGGGAATTACCGAACATGTGGACTTTTTGGGATGGATTCCGCCGGATACGGTTACCTCGTTTCTCCGGTCAGGGGATGTCGGTGTTATCCCTCACGAGGTTAGCTCGTACACGAATCAAACGATTCCGAACAAACTGTTCGATTACATGAGTGTGCAGCTCCCAGTTTTGACAACGCCGACTCGTCCGACAGCCCGAATTGTAAACGACGTGAATTGTGGAAAAGTCCTTCCCTACCATGCTACAGGGAGTGTAGCTGGAACAGTTATGAGAGAAATGCAGCAGTCCGATGGATATTCAACCTGGGCAGAAAACGGTCGATTGGCCATAGAAAGCCGGTATAACTGGGAACAGGAAATGGAGAGGGCGTGTAGCATCCTTACAAACCGGTTCAATGTGCAACTATAG
- a CDS encoding carbamoyltransferase C-terminal domain-containing protein, with the protein MSEYVLSINPCVGNLGSHDPSAVLFKNGQLAFGVEEERLTREKHAENTFPMNAIEACLEYADISLSNVKKVLIPWKPRLFYRMFSHDISTVVTETEGVAEAITQLEGTVKRDVGPTVYSKWAVRNTLSEFGEYTPPIETIEHHRCHAASAFHPSGFNEALIVTMDGRGEYDCTVVWKGNSEGLERLRTYEYPNSLGFFFGAVTKFLGYYPNNGEGKIMGLAPYGDRNDEIEQILREEINTGLEYDVSTLSKGNFEYATRKLEEIFDRPRKQTTDEFSQWERDLAHVTQKLVEETVTEIVTHYSERLDVDKVGLAGGVALNCKVNKEVMELPCVESTFVQPVSNDAGAAVGAGLLDAGITATEDISTVYWGPEYTTESIESVLQTNKLSYAKPDDLCRTVAEHIADGKLVGWFQGQLEMGPRALGNRSILADPRSEASLDRVNEFVKHREGWRPFAPSLLKEAGDQYLVNFEEAPFMIKTFDVVEEKKAEIPAVLHPADDTTRPQTVREDQNPRYYGLISAFEEITGVPVVLNTSFNDNGEPIVNQPVEAIKDFYGMGLDIIVLEDILIEKT; encoded by the coding sequence ATGAGCGAATACGTCCTTTCGATAAATCCTTGCGTCGGGAATCTCGGATCTCACGACCCAAGTGCGGTACTCTTCAAGAACGGACAACTGGCGTTCGGCGTTGAAGAAGAGCGGCTTACCAGAGAGAAACACGCCGAAAACACGTTTCCAATGAATGCTATCGAGGCGTGCCTCGAATACGCAGATATCAGTTTGTCGAACGTGAAGAAAGTACTGATTCCGTGGAAACCTCGCCTTTTTTACAGAATGTTCAGCCACGATATCAGCACAGTTGTCACAGAAACAGAGGGCGTTGCTGAGGCGATTACACAGCTTGAAGGTACAGTAAAACGCGATGTTGGCCCAACGGTATACTCTAAGTGGGCTGTTCGGAACACCCTCTCTGAGTTCGGTGAGTACACTCCCCCTATCGAAACCATAGAACATCACCGGTGCCACGCAGCGAGTGCATTTCACCCATCCGGCTTCAACGAGGCACTAATCGTCACTATGGATGGGCGAGGCGAGTACGACTGTACCGTCGTCTGGAAGGGAAATTCCGAGGGACTCGAACGGTTGCGAACGTATGAGTATCCCAATAGCCTTGGATTCTTTTTCGGAGCGGTGACAAAGTTTCTGGGTTACTACCCAAACAACGGCGAAGGCAAAATAATGGGACTTGCCCCGTATGGGGATCGAAACGATGAGATCGAACAGATCCTCAGAGAGGAGATCAACACCGGGTTAGAGTATGATGTCAGTACGCTTTCGAAGGGCAATTTCGAATACGCGACGAGGAAGTTAGAGGAAATCTTTGATCGCCCCAGAAAGCAGACCACTGATGAGTTTTCGCAGTGGGAGCGAGATCTTGCACATGTCACGCAAAAACTGGTGGAGGAAACAGTCACCGAGATAGTTACCCACTACAGTGAGCGTCTGGATGTGGATAAAGTAGGGTTAGCAGGCGGTGTCGCACTCAATTGCAAAGTGAATAAAGAAGTTATGGAACTCCCCTGCGTCGAGAGTACATTCGTCCAGCCTGTCTCAAACGATGCTGGTGCTGCGGTCGGAGCCGGGTTGTTGGATGCGGGCATCACTGCCACCGAAGATATTTCTACCGTGTATTGGGGCCCGGAATACACCACAGAATCAATTGAGTCGGTGCTACAAACGAACAAACTCAGCTATGCTAAACCAGACGACCTGTGTCGAACAGTTGCAGAGCATATCGCTGATGGCAAGCTCGTCGGATGGTTCCAGGGCCAACTCGAAATGGGTCCTCGAGCACTTGGCAATCGCAGTATACTGGCTGATCCACGATCGGAAGCCTCACTCGACCGCGTAAACGAATTCGTGAAGCATCGTGAAGGATGGCGGCCGTTTGCCCCGTCACTGCTTAAAGAAGCCGGTGACCAGTATCTGGTTAATTTTGAAGAAGCGCCATTCATGATCAAGACGTTCGATGTTGTGGAAGAAAAGAAGGCAGAGATCCCTGCGGTCCTCCATCCAGCTGACGATACCACACGACCACAGACAGTTCGCGAGGATCAAAACCCCCGTTACTACGGTTTGATTAGTGCATTTGAAGAGATTACCGGCGTTCCAGTGGTTCTCAATACATCGTTCAATGATAACGGAGAACCGATCGTAAATCAGCCTGTTGAGGCGATTAAAGACTTCTACGGGATGGGGTTAGATATCATTGTCTTAGAAGACATACTGATCGAAAAAACCTAG
- a CDS encoding NAD-dependent epimerase/dehydratase family protein, whose translation MTETVFITGIAGFLGSHLADEFIQEGYEVVGNDNFVGGYQNNVPREAEFYEIDCNDVSEMKAAMADADIVYHTAALAYEGLSVFSPARVNKSIYQATSATLSAAADVGVDRFVYCSSMSRYGENETPFTEDMEPRPQDPYAISKVAAEDMVELMADIHDFEYVIAVPHNIIGPRQKFDDPFRNVAAIFINRMLQGKQPIIYGDGEQKRCFTFIQDDIRPLRKVATNHNVTGEVINIGPDDEFVTINTLAETIAEIIGFELDPIYKPDRPQEVKLANCSADKARELLDYEARYTLRDGLQEMVEWIKDEGPRDFSYHIDVEIVNDQTPDTWTDELI comes from the coding sequence ATGACGGAGACAGTATTCATAACTGGAATCGCCGGCTTCCTTGGAAGTCATCTGGCTGACGAGTTCATTCAAGAGGGGTATGAGGTTGTAGGGAACGATAATTTCGTTGGCGGATATCAAAACAACGTTCCTCGCGAAGCCGAGTTTTATGAAATCGATTGTAATGATGTCTCAGAAATGAAGGCTGCCATGGCCGATGCCGACATCGTCTATCACACTGCTGCTCTAGCGTATGAGGGGTTGAGCGTCTTTTCGCCTGCTCGGGTCAACAAGAGCATCTACCAAGCAACTTCTGCAACGTTGTCGGCAGCGGCTGATGTCGGCGTCGACAGATTTGTGTATTGTTCTAGTATGTCTCGGTACGGCGAAAACGAAACGCCATTCACAGAGGATATGGAACCCCGCCCACAGGATCCATATGCTATCAGTAAGGTCGCAGCCGAGGACATGGTTGAACTCATGGCAGATATCCATGATTTCGAGTACGTCATAGCTGTCCCTCACAATATCATTGGTCCGCGACAGAAGTTTGACGACCCCTTCCGCAACGTCGCAGCGATATTTATCAATCGTATGCTGCAGGGGAAACAACCGATTATTTACGGCGACGGGGAACAGAAACGGTGCTTCACGTTTATTCAAGACGATATTCGCCCGTTGCGAAAGGTGGCTACAAACCATAATGTCACTGGTGAAGTGATTAACATCGGCCCGGACGATGAGTTCGTGACTATCAATACACTCGCAGAGACCATTGCAGAGATTATCGGCTTCGAACTGGATCCGATATACAAACCTGATCGCCCACAGGAAGTCAAGCTTGCCAACTGTTCGGCAGACAAGGCCAGAGAGCTTCTAGACTACGAGGCACGATACACTCTCCGTGATGGTTTGCAGGAGATGGTTGAATGGATCAAAGACGAGGGCCCCAGAGATTTCTCGTACCACATTGACGTTGAGATAGTGAACGACCAGACGCCGGACACATGGACTGACGAGCTAATCTGA